The following nucleotide sequence is from Candidatus Hydrogenedentota bacterium.
GTCTTCATTTTAGACCGGGACTTGCGGCTTGGTGAGATAGCCCATCCGGAATACGATTGAACCTTTCGATTCTCTCGCGTGTCCTTTATAGTGAACATCGCACAAGGAGCCTTGCCTTGCCCTCGTGGGAAGATCAAACCCGAAGTGCACTTCTCGTCCTCCGTTATCGAGGCGGCGACGATGGCGCGCTGACGGATCTGGTGGCCATCTGGGAGCGACGTTTGTACTATTACATACGCCGTCTGGTGGATTCAGAAGAGGATGCCTGGGACCTGCTGCAAGAAGTCTGGTGCCGGGTCATCCGCAACCTTGGCGGTATGCGCGATGACGCTGCGTTTCCGGCCTGGCTCTACACAGTCACCCGCAACACCGTGCGCAATCATCTACGCGATACAGACCATTTCAGCGAACTGCCCGACAGAGACAATGATCAGAACGACTCCAGCGCCCATGACGAACAGGTGCTTCCCGCGTTTGATGCGGAGGAACTTCACAGGGCGCTGGAACGCCTGAATGTGGCGCATCGTGAAGCATTGACACTGCACTTTCTCGAGGGTTTCTCGCTCGATGAGATTGCCGGCATCCTCGCAATCCCCCCCGGCACGGTGAAATCGCGGCTCCACTATGCGAAGAAAGCGCTCCGGCGCGCGCTTAGAAATGAGGACCAGTACTATGAGTAATCCCAGACTGCGCGAAGAACTGCTGGAACTGGAAACGGTTACGCCGGAGCTCGAAGCCAAATACCGGATGCAGATGAAAGCGATTCTTGAGCGGCCCCTTACGCCTGTCTCCCGCATCGGGACCATTATCGGGCTGGTCATGGGGATCGGTTTCTTCCTGTCTTTTTCCACCGTTACGGTCATTACTCTTTTGCTTGAACCGGATTTCCCCGCCATCGGAAGGCTCATTTTTGCGGCTGGCGCGCTCTTCGGGCTCGCGTTTGCTGTTCTCAGCGCTGTCATTCTGAAAAGGGGTTCCATCAACCTGCAGCTTTGGCGAAACATAACCCTCCGGCAACTTCGCACGATGCACCCGGCGGCATTCGGCCTGACGTGGGGTTTCTGCGTGCTCCTGACCGTAGGATGTATGATGATGGGCCATCAAATGGCCGATCCGGCTCGGGGAAACCAAATCATCCTCGGCGGGATCGTGGCCATGGTGCTCTTTGGCATTCCGGTGATGATCTTGAGCGTCGCGACCGAGTCGGAATTGCTCATGCGCGAGAAATTTCTACAACTCGAACTCCGCCTCGCCGAACTGCGCGCACTCTTGGCTGCCGAGAGGGACTCCGATGCGCGTCGCATCCGGGAAGACGAGGGGCATGAAGCATAGAGCGATGCCGCCCATCTTGGCCATAGCCCGGAGACTCTCCGAATCCAGAATTGAATGCCCGACCACTTCTTTTATAAGTTTTCCCAGGACATGCGTACGCCCGAACGGTTCTTCTTCCGAAGCTGTGGGGCCCGAGCCGTATACGCTAACGGCCTGCGTGCGGCGCGGCAAGACTGGTAACCGCCGCGCCGGAATCGCGAACGGCATTGCGCGCGGGCTCGCGGAACGCAGCGCCGGTCAAACAAGATTCGGTCAACTGCCCGAAACGTTCCAACGCTCCCGGGCCAGGCAACGCGCCAACCTTGGGACTGTCCTCGATGCTGTCCCGATGTCATGATACGCTGCGAGCGTGTTGCGGGTAGCGCGCCGGCGTTTCGCGCGTCGCGATGACCGGACCAACGGGTGTCCCTTGGGCGGAGCGGTCCCGTTGTGTCACGCGTCAGCAGACACCCGCTTGCGGAGAGCACATTGTGACTGAAAGGAAGCCTTGATGAATCGAGCTCATCAGCTTCGGCTCAGAGCCGCATGCCTTCTTGCTGTTCTTGGCATTTCAGTGGGGATAGCCGCTGAATCGCTGACCCCGGCGCCGGAAGGCACGTTCACCATCGCGGTGGTCCCCGACACGCAGCGCTACCTGGGACCGGGCACAGGCCGGGATGACGAGCTTGGCGAACCGCGCAACCCGGCCTTTGACTCGCGCGCGTCATGGCT
It contains:
- a CDS encoding sigma-70 family RNA polymerase sigma factor, with amino-acid sequence MPSWEDQTRSALLVLRYRGGDDGALTDLVAIWERRLYYYIRRLVDSEEDAWDLLQEVWCRVIRNLGGMRDDAAFPAWLYTVTRNTVRNHLRDTDHFSELPDRDNDQNDSSAHDEQVLPAFDAEELHRALERLNVAHREALTLHFLEGFSLDEIAGILAIPPGTVKSRLHYAKKALRRALRNEDQYYE